Below is a genomic region from Erigeron canadensis isolate Cc75 chromosome 7, C_canadensis_v1, whole genome shotgun sequence.
CAGTGCATAAGGAGTTAAAAGCCGGATACTATAAGCTAAACTTCTAACTTTAGTATATTTCGAGTTCAAACCCTAATTCAATATAACTCAACTTTGCTGGCAATCCTAACTAGATGTAAAACCAAAGGGGATTTGTAATATTAGATAGAAATGACACTTAAATTCAATCCAAAATGCTATTTCAAGACTGGAAACATCATTCATCATAAGGATTCAACAAAAAGCTTCTTGTTTATAATCTAGCAACAATATTAAAACCTCACTTAAAAACTTAACAGCAACAAAGCATTATATAAAAGATGGAACTTAATCAAAGAGTGAGAAACCCATATCGTCGTCACTCTCCTCCTTCTCTTCCCTTCTTCTCCTCAGCTGCAGGTGCCTCAGCAGCAGCAGCGGCACCACCAGCTGGTGCTGATGCTGCAGCACCACCTCCAAAAGGATGCaccgccaccacctccaccaaTAATCACCTGCATAAAAGAAGCCCCAAAGTGTTCATATCTCAAACTATTTCTATTGCCTATCCAAACAGAGGTCTCAATTTAGATGTTCAAGATATAGGTGTAATACAAAATAACGACCCCTAATAGAATACTAGTCATACGGGCCTAAAAATGAATCGTATATTTCTTAAGAATAAAATCTCctgtatcattttattcatagATCCAAATACCTTTGAATTCGACATAACCATAATCATACTAAACTAATTATCAACTAAAATTTCAAAGTTTTAAAGAAAGTTATCCAATTGAACAACACAGCAAAGTACCAAAAGTAAACAATccattatgtatatatgtctcCTATTACCAGTATCAtataatttttacttttatgcaTTTATTTAGTCCAAGGTAAATTGACCCCCAACAAAACATACACTTGGATTATAAACTGTTTGGTCCCTTCAAGCTAAAATCCTATCTACAAAACTGATCCCAACAAAACCTtaatatgtatacatacatatatacttacacAGAGCACTTGTGTATCAACTGGTATCCTAATATCCTATTTAAAACATTTGATTTTCAAGGGCTAATCCATTACTTAACATACATCAACTAATATTAACAAACATTACATACAAAGAAACATAAACcttaatatgtgtgtgtgtgtatatatatatatatagatatataagatAAAAGGGTATACTGGACCTGAAAAACAGCAGAAGTAGGGAGGACATAGCTGAAAGAAGATTGAACGCCACCAGAATGATCACGAGAAAGGGCAGAATTGACAAGATTCCTTTGAAGGGCGTAAGTTGAAGCTGCAGATCCTTCAAGATCTCCATTTAGTTGCTTTGCTGTCCATTCTCCCCCTGATGTTTTGCATACAAATGTGAATactcccatttttttttttttacaagtaaacGGCGGCCGTGTGTCTGTGTATGAGAGGGGGGAGGTTCACGAGAGATGAATGGTTGGTTTATAAGAGGTTGTGAAACCCTAGGTTGGATTGAAAAGACGGTTTTGTCCCTTGTATCTTTTATCCTTCCAAGGTTGGATCTTCAAATGGGGTTTATATATggttattaaattaaactagCATGGTACTCCCCAGTACGGCGGTAGTGGGGGCGGTGACACTGTGGTGGTGGGGACGATTGTTGGTGTCGGAGACGGTGTCAAgtagtgtaaattatttatttaaaagtaactgatgtaaaaggttgataaagatattttaaaaaataaatgattgatagtgtaatttaattattaatattaagggtAGTGTAAATGAAAATAAGAGAccattatttttacaatatacTATAAATTAATTCCTAACGTGGTTTTTCTATTTTGGTATCTGTTAATTTCAATAACTACTAGATTCATACCCGAATAATGCAATGATAATTGTGTTAACCGTGGTGGTATGATGGTGGTGGCAGCAACGAAAGATATCACTATGACCAACACTATTGGTCACCACTTACTACCTATATCTCGCTGCCGACACCATCTTTCTGTCATATTGCGCTATTAATTACAAAGTATACAAAACATCggttaaatcatttttttatgatCAGTCGAATAGCGACGTCAGACAATACCTCACCATACAAGGgtaaaaatcatcaaattcaaTCCTTTTCATGGTGTTGATGAAATGGAGTGATATTTAGAGAAAAACCTtatataattatcaatataaggaGTCGAACTTAAGACATGTGTAATATGTTTGATATTCTTAATGTACTCGTATTTAGATGATATGTATTTTTTGATATGTTGTTATCTTTGTACACATATAATAAGAATTACTTTCtatattgataaataaaatacatagttGATTAAGATTTAATTTCGACTAATCAACATAAAATATCAAGATATTGTTAAATGCATTAAGTGTACGTTTCAACATATATAAGTCGTGTTGTAAGTCATTTAAACTTTAAGGCCATTAGGAATAAAGCGTTCTTTTCCTCACGCACGGCCAAAAAGCACTAAGAACTCCCCTGGAACTTTCGGGGAACGCCCGCTACATTGTCCCCACACACTCTAGTTCTTTTCTGCCCTCTCGTTCGATTATGGACATTGTTCACACTCTAGTTTCTTTTGACCCCACACACTTTGGAGGCTTCTCATTGGTCTTTTTTTTCACTTGTATAATTAGGGGTTATGAGGAACCCCTCACTCCAAGGAGAACTCCCCATCACCAAGGGAACTACACGTGTCGCAAATCTAGCAAAAAGAGGGGTTCCAAGAACCCCTCACTCCGCATAGCCTAAAGGGTTCAACTCCCATAAAAGTCTATTACCATTTTTACCAATGTCTCTCGCTTGTATTTGATTTGTCCTTAAGTTGCGGAAATGGTACCCGTTGGTCATGGGCTTGGCTAATTTACGAGAGCAAAGGGTCTATGAAATCAGTTAAACAAGTCATTTTAAAAGTGGCTTAATGTAAATAGCCTATTATTTTACCATGGGAAGTGATTTTTAAAATACAAACATGAGACGCACAAAAAAATATGTCTTTTAGAGCTATAAAGTATCTACTCATTTTTGTTCACTAAAATTTAGacattttcattatatatatatatataacaccttTAATAAAATTCATTTACAATATCTACCCCttaacacaaaaaataattacatacTTACATCAATAGCCTACACTATCACCGCCGCCGTCACCGGTCTTTACCATCGCACACACATCTGTCTAATATACTTCTATATATGGTAAAATGTTTTCTTTAATGATCATTTGTCTTATTTACAAAATCCTGCTTTTTTTGTTGCTATATGAAATGGTTATCAAAGAGCAACTAAGCCTCTTACTAAAGTTAGCCCAGGATAGAAAAATCGGGCGATCTTCATTCGAATAGATAAATAAGACTAAAAGACGACAATCACCAAATCACTACCTTCATGTGACACATTGATTGTCTTTCCACCCCAGCTCGGAGTTAACTATTTCAGAGTATTATTATCACTAGGGTGTTTTTATAAAAGGAACAACAAACATGATGTTTAATGCATCAAATGAACTTTTTTTGGTTTAGTTCAAATATGTTCTTCTTATTATATGAATTGGgttcaagaaaaatatataaagttatattgttgtttttttctatcttttaaaaaGTGTTACCACCATTCTAAGAGATATTTAACTAACTGAATCACATATAGTGTGACATCTAAAAAACCAGCAGGACACTTTGTAGGACTtactttgaagtttttttttgggATTTTATGTAATCTCCTCAAACGACTCAGCCcaatttagttaaaaagttgtaatttatttttacttGGAGTGCGTCGCACCTCATAAAGGTGCGTCGCATCTCAGCACCAGACAGGACCAAAAATTCGTTTTTGACATTTGACTTAACTTACAATCTTTTCACAACTTCAACCAATACATACGTTCAAATTTGTTATAAAAGACCATacacaaaaattagaaatttcggcatgacccattCTTAAAATCGTCGTCaaaacctgttacggattatgagttttctaaaaatacatTTCAATCACAATCCAACACATTTCTAATACAAAATGACTCAATAGAAATAACCAAAACTTCCTAATTCTTACATTTGACATAATCAATAATTATACCAAAACAATCAATGTATCATGAGCCAATAGTTCAAAGGAGTCTCTACGGGTTCTATCAACGTTTACCATTTTCCGCATATAGCTAAAGCAATCAATATCCATAAAGGAACTTCAaacttcaatctttatattACTTAGCTTTGTTTCTGCAACCGGGACAACATATAAAGATGgtaaactaaaaagtaagcaaagcttagtgaataatcaATAGGTCGTCTAGCGATAATCACTAgcatttcaacacccaacccatcatttacaatcttatattattCTTGGGTTGATTTATCAAACATGTATCCCTTATATCATTTTCGTTTGACCAAAACTTACTTACGTACCAAAATCGTCATTTTCATAATTGACCAAGCAgacttcaaacaagcataactcaagttctactcaCTTTCTGTTACTTGATTTCAGTGGCCAAATTTAGCTGACACATATATCTACATTTTATTATTAGTGACCAATATGTGAATTGTCCTTCAAAGGTaacttctggtcgttttaaaaaccaacactgctgttgttgtcattaacaaaacatttTTGACCTTAGTGACTTCAAATGACCAgaacttgagttctacaccatattttGACCTCAAGGAAAGTGGCCACTTCAAGCTAATATATTTAGGTACATTTTATCTTCAGTGACCAACACAAGATTTGACCCGTATGAGTCTGTTTTACTCGTTTTAAAGACTGACACAGAATCATTTTTGCTGCAAATTCAGAATGGCTACACTGGcttcaaaaattcataacttgagttctacttCACCTTTCAAACTCATTCTAGTGGCCACTTAAAGCTTACACAATAACCTGCAatttctttttaggactcaaTAAGTGAAAATTCTGATACAGTAGTGTTTGACTCGTGACAAGGTCAGTAACAAAATCTATCACATTTCATTTTCACTAACAATCATCAAAACTTTCATGACCCCACTAGAAACCCCCAAATTGATTAaatttcaagaaccctaacttgtattatagTAATTAATCCAATATAAAGAAAACCCCCAGATTcccaaatataattatttatatgaaccctaatttctacaAGAAATCAAAACTGggttaaaaagattattagcTTAAGAAACAATTAATCAAATAAATTGGAAATCACACTTTCTCTTCTTCCTTTCTTGCAAAATCAGCCCCCACACCCAAAGACACACCAAATCCTCAATTTGATTGCTAGAAATCTTGAATGctcatgttattattattattattatcaattgaAGGTTTCTTAGATTTAGATGGAAACTAGAATTTCACCATTGTTATAGTGAAGaattaaaaatgaagaaaaaggtAGTTGGTGATTTGTAATGAAAggaagtaaaacaaaaaaatttcaagaagACACGGCTGACAATCTAATATGATGCCACGCCTTCATCTAAACAAAAAGGGGTATTATACCCGCTTGttaggaaactattttaatggtAGAACTATAATAAATGTTAATTATAATTGCCCTAAAAATTTAGGATGTTATCTTTTCAAGTAACATACCAATGTTGTCCGATAAACGACTACGTGTCTGTTTACTTCATAATGTGTATGCAAATTACATAGCCAAATGAGTACATATAAGAGATGAATATTTAGGAAAAGTGACAATCTGGAATTGAAGAACATGGCAAAATTTACCATAGCAAAGGGTAAGAAAGAAGTAATAGTGTAATTGTGAAAGTTAACATTCACTTGAATCAAAGAAGCCATTTACAAAAGAAAAGGATACATAAATACAAAGGATATCTTAATTCTTGATAGTGATATCAGTTCTGTTTAACATCTAGGTGGAGGCTTCATCTCTGGTAACCTTTATATTAAGGGGTTTTCGGAAATTGGAATGGTTTTTGACTCGGTGTTGGATGTAACAGAGCCTGGTTAAAACAACTAATCACAATGATCTTAGCATTAACCCTCATCTTTAGATGGTGAGGGGCATGTTCTATTCGACAGTTGACGAtccaaataaaattataaaaaaatgctTGTCATAAGTTATGCAGAATAGAGAATATCTAGCATCTTTAGCTGCCAGTCCTAACGAATTATGTCAAGACGTTACAAGGTATTACAAGGCTAACTGAGTGTCTGACATCTTTTTGTTCTTAAAGACTTCAGACCCATTTGCTAACTTGGATAAACGACGTTTTAGGCACCAAGTAGGTAAACATCATAAAACATAGCAAAAGGTGAGTTGAAGTTGCCAAGGATGGCTATACAAATTACATGATATAAAATTTGAAGTACAAATCAATGTGATTCAAAACTGTTCTTTTCTTAGGCACATTTCATTTGCATATGACAAAAGCCCATACGCATGAAAGCCGATCTTCATGGTAACCTACAAAACTACAACCATCTTGTGAACAAAATGTATAACTTCAAATTACAAGAGGAAAACCAACAAACATGCAAACATGTTTTCCCCGTGTTATGAAAGCTAAGCACTGTGGTTAATGTTAGAAAACAGTGTGACTCATCCAGTTCTGAAGTTGGTCTTGTTCAtgaaaaatttgtgtttttttggcATTATTATCAAACAGCTTGTGGACCAGAAGCGAGGGGATCATAACCGTTATGTTGTCGCTTGACCACCCATTTCTCAACAGGTATACACTTCAAAACAACTGCAATCGGCATGCTCACAAACCCAAGTGCAATGCTAAGTAGCCACAAATCCCAGTCTAGAGGAACGGTGCTTGCAAAAGTGCCAAGGAACTCTACAATGATAACTTGGAAGACAACAGTTGATACCATGACACCAAGGAATATCCAACTGCTCAACATGCCATGGAAAATGTTTATCTTGTCGATATCCCGACTGTTTATTTCATTAAACACCTACAAAAAGAAGCCGGGTCAAACAACTATTGATTAGAGGTGGTATAATGGGCGCGTGGGGTAATAGGTCAAGACGGTAAAGTGTTCATATAGGTTGAACTGTCAGGGTTGGCTCTACCCAAACACTATTGCTTCACAACTTTACATCATTTGCTTTATAGGTGCTTATTGTGTATTTCACTACTAGGCTGATACTTTGAAAATGTTTTTAGAGGTTTTAAGCAATAGGCTTACACTTTGGGTGCTTTTGACCCATTCAACctgtttctttggagttttTTGTTGCTTCACCAGATCATTCAAGATAGAATATAGCTCATTAGCTTATATACCTACCCATTCGTAAGTAAAAAACTTAATGTAGGTAAATAAATGTAGATTGCTGTGGAAAAAAATGAGTAGCAATTTCAAATTCTACCTGGCAGAAGACAAAGGTATTGAATATGAAAGTATTAAGGATCGCAGTGGCATTCTCCCCATGCAAATTTAAAATGGGTTTCCCCGCAAAGTTCAAGACAAATAGGATGGCCATTTGGTAAATGCTTTGGCCAATGATGTTCCTCCACATGGTTATCGTAATAAAACTTTCAGTTCGCTTCACCGGTTGTCTCTTCATCAGTCCATCATTCGGTGGTTCTGTGGCCAGTGCTAATGCACCCAAAGTGTCCATAATCAGGTTGACCCATAGCAATTGCACAGCGGTTAGTGGAGCAGACCCTGAAGTTCAAAACATAAGCGAGATATCAATTATCATTACTATTAGCCTTGAGACCACATTGGACAAAATTAGGAGTCAAAAGGGGTAACCGTTTAGTCCAAAGCAAAACAAATCGGTTCAGCTTGGACTGACTGGTAGATACTTATCTCATCCACCTAGAGATTTTCATAATTAACTTCCTAAATATGTTTACACTAATAAAGTGAGTTAGGATGTTTTAATGCATTTGAATACACTTAGGATGACTTTACGCCCATTTCTTGTTTACAATAGTACATTTGTCCtgttaaagatataaaaaaaaccgaTTGACTGATATATAGGCAAATGGTCAAAAGTGCCAGCTTAAGGTGAACCTTCCGCCTCTTGTCCATTGATGGGGATTCAAACTTCTTACTTATAGGGAATATTAGACATTTTTCATCTTAGTGTCTAATAGGACATAATGAGGAAATATCAATTATGTCGATAACTCTAACTGGCCACTATAATTGCAATATATTACTGCAGATAGGAAGGTAAACATAAAGACCAATGCACCTGTGATGCAGGCAGAAACAAAGTTGATCATCAGAGCAACGATATTGACTGTCAGCTGGAATTGAACAAACTTTTGAATGTTTATGTAGACTGCACGGCCCCATTTGGCTACTTTAACTATTGTTGCAAAATCGTCATCCATGACAATGACATCAGCTTGTTCTTTCGCAACCTGTAGATGTATGGTACATTGAGCTCTTTGATTATCAAATGTACGAACAGTTTTGTGATCAATATAATGGATTAAGGGCTTACCTTCTAGGCCTTATAAcaacttgttaagttttttatGTAAAAGTTAAGGAATGAGCAAACCCATTTTTAGTTTCTTGATACGGAATTTTGCATTTCAAGAAAGCCATCTCAAAATAGATAGGGAAAAAGACATTTATTTCAGCCAGATGATAAAAGACACCAACCTCTGTTCCAGCAATTCCCATGGCAAATCCAATATCCGATTCATGCAAAGCTGGAGCATCATTCGTCCCATCACCTGTCACTGCAACAACTTCGGACAGGCCCCTCAAATGCTTAACAAGCTCTAACTTGTCTGTTGGCGATGATCTAGCCATAACCTGTACCCATGGAAAAGCACTTCAAATTTCGGTAGAAAGATGGGAAGGTTGGTTAAAAGGGCATTCCAGTGCAAGTCAAAACTGCCAGGGTCGGGCTGACACATCAACACTTTTTTCGTCCATTTATTTAGAAGAAAGGAAAGACACTGAATGCTTAAGCATAATTTCTAGAAAAATGTTATTACAGCAATAACCAAATCTTTGAATAAAGACGATTTAGGAGCTTTGGGCTACTTTTAAGCAATTACGCACTATTTTCCCATTTAACTTGTGATAGAACACAGCCTAAATAGATTTATTCATAACTAAATGCCAAAGATGCCACCTTTAGACTTTAATTCCCATCATATATACTCGAAAAAATTGTGATACAATAAAGTTGTACCTGAATAAATGGTGCTTGTTCACTCTTTTGTTGAGGAGTTTTGTCACGGAAATCCGGCCCCTCAATAGCAACACCATTTTCAGTGAGTATGCCACATTCCTTTGCAATGGCTTTAGCTGTGTTAATATTATCACCGGTAACCATACGCACTGTAATACCAGCTGCTAAACATATTTCAACTGCTTCCTTTACCCCTGGTCTAAGTGGATCCTTAATGCCCACAACAGCAATCAATGTATACCCGTGGGCTGGTATTTCTTTTTGCATATCAAAATCACCCTGAACATCAATATAAGCCAAAGAAAGAGTTCTTAAAGCATTATGTGCGAAACCATTAATAACATTTGTAACAGACTTAGCATTTTCTTCTGTCAATGAAACAGGTTCTCCGCTATCATCTATGATCTTGTCACACATTCCCAATACTATTTCTGAAGCACCTTTACAAAAGGCACGTACTTGACCACTCGGAAGAGCTGTGATCACAGACATAGTCTTTCTTTTGGAATTAAAAGGTATCATTTTTAGTAGTTTAATCTCTCTACGTATGGCACTAAAATCACCTCCCAAAAGCAGACCGTATTCTAGTATTGCTGATTCGGTTGGGGTGCCCAAAATAGAAGTTTTACCATCTGTATCTTTGACTACCTCAGAACCTGTACATTCAAATATACACTGCAAGAGAACGGTTGATACATGTTCAGGTAAATCTGATGGTTCTTTAGCATCTTTCACTTTACCAAATACCCAAGCTTTGTCAACCACCATATGATTTGTTGTTAAAGTCCCGGTTTTATCGGTGCATATGCAAGTAGAAGAGCCCATTGTTTCACAAGCAGAGAGATGTCGTACAAGTGCCTTGTCAGCCATTAACTTTTTCATCGCAAATGCAAGGCTTAATGTGACAGCTAAAGGTAGTCCTTCTGGTACTGCAACAACTATAATAGTTACTGCAGTAGCAAAATAGTCTAACATACTCAATGCATCACTTGAAGTCCAACTTGAAAGCTCATTTCTCATTGCCTTTTCTATGATAAAACGAATAGCCAAAACAAGAAAAGTCAACACGGCAAACACTAATCCAATTTTACCAATTATAGTAGCAACACCGTTTAATTTCACTTGCAATGGGGTCTCGTTTTCTCCTTCTTCGCTCAACGTTTCCATTAGCTTTCCCCATTCAGTGTTCATACCAACGGCTGCAACAAGCATTTTAGCTGAGCCATCTTGCACTTTGGTTCCACCAAGAAGAAATGGTTTCTTTTCATCTATATGTACAGGCACACTTTCACCCGTTAAGGAGGATTCATCAATTAACAAACTGTATCCTGATATAAATATCCCATCGGCTGGAACTTGGTCACCAATGGATAAGTGTACAATATCTCCAACAACTAAGTCATAAATGGAGACCTTTTTTCGATATCCATCTCTTGTTACATGACatgatatttttttcttttctttgtctAAATCTTTAAATTGTAAAGATTGTCTATAGTCACTCACAGCAGTAACAGTAACTACTAGTAATATACTTAGCAAGATTCCTAAACCATCATATATACCATCCGGAAAACCTTCGGTGGCAATCCCTACCCCTATTGATACCACCGCACAAACACTAAGTATGATCAGTGTTAAATCATGAAGAGCTTCCCATACAAACTTAAGAAAGCTTTTAGAAGGCTTCTCGGTATATTTGTTGACACCATAAGTGTCTTGTCTAGGAGTCAAATCGCATGATTTGACTCCTTCATCTATGTTGACTTCTACTGCTTCTGCAACTCCATTAACTCCACCAAGAGATCTTAAGGTCTTCACCTGATACTTTTGAACCATGGATGCAAGTTTATTGGGATTCTTATGGAAGTCGGAAACTTTTGCAGCATCTGAATGATGATTTCCATCATGAATAATGCCTGTCATATAAGAATGTCCAAcggagaaaaacaaaaaacagaaaCGATATGTTAATTTCATGCCTTACGATCATTCCACAAAACAGACGAGGACAGAATCTacgttttattttacttttgcaTATTTATAGTATATAAAAGTGCATATTTTCATACCATCTTTAAACCGTTGTGCTACTCTCACAGCTAGAAAGCTAAGCCGAAGATTTTCCTGGAGAATGTGAGACATGGAAGATATTATTAACTTCGCGTAGTTAGTTTACTAATAATAGTAATTACTAATTAAGAGTTAATGAAGTATAAAGTTAATGAGCTCACAAATTCGAATAAAATGTTACAAGTAAATATACGCTCCTTAAGGCTACAGTTAATACAAGAAATTTATGCAAAAGTAGTTGGAGTAGCCACGACTTAGCGGATATGGGCTTAGACAAATATCAACTATAACGCAGCTTCCGCACATGAATATTGTGCATATAAGTAAACACTATGACAAAAAGACAATACTCATTCAACCAGTGTAATACACTCATATTGTGTTATTCAAACTATTCTTTAGTTGATTATTTGGCCAAAACTCCTGTTTAATCCGGCGTTCAAGCTTATAACTACTTTTCCCAAGCATTTTATGTCCTCGCAGTTAAAGACCAAAAAACAGAACTTCTTTCCTTTGCAGTGGTCGAATAGGAAATGATCAAAACATGTTAATGGGACCAAAAGAAATCTTTGGCCTCCTAAACACATCTTGCGAACAAAGACCCTAAGACAATGGTAACAGATAAGTAAAATAGTTTCTGGCGTcatattttatatgatatatgtcaTATGGCCTGAAAGTTGGTCCTATTGACAATAAACAggttcaaaaaagaaaactgaTGCACATTTGATGTATCAGTAAGATTTAGTCACCCATGTGAATATAATATTCTGACAAGATATATCAGCAAGGTGAATATTATAATCTGAtttcaaatatttaatttatttatgatatataatatcacTAAGTATGCGCGATCTACAGTGAAAGTCATGTGGTGAACATTGTTGGTTCAAAGATCTAATCACCCTTAACAACTGTGCATTACTAAGTAAAGCATTCTCGGAAAACAAAACTGTATTTTAACTAGATTGTACAAAGTATATTATTTTAgtacataattttatatatgaactattgttatataatcatatatgtaCAGTCCTTTTCTCCGCATTTGCAGGGTACGAAATGATTCTTTTTTCTAAACGCATTACTATAAGGTAGGCATAGCATAATGTTACATCTAATGGCAAGAGTCTTGTTTCCTCATAAGAGGTTTCAAGTTCAAATCCTGCTCTAAAAATATAACTTGGGGGTGGTCAAAAAATGGCTACATCCCAGGTAGCCCGAACAGGAAAAACTTATCCGTTtcttgtttatataattttatacttatgttttctGGTATTATATCGGTTGATGACATTTATACTTTAAATACACATTAGTAAATCAATCTCAACTAGTTTTGGTACATATTAGAAAGATACTATTTGACCCGGATTCATTTCAACCCATTATCTAATTTATCCAACCCAC
It encodes:
- the LOC122606744 gene encoding putative calcium-transporting ATPase 11, plasma membrane-type, with amino-acid sequence MVESYLGEEFHVPPKHPSDEALKNWRKALFVVKNHRRRFRHVANLDKRVIHNDRFCKIKENLRLSFLAVRVAQRFKDGIIHDGNHHSDAAKVSDFHKNPNKLASMVQKYQVKTLRSLGGVNGVAEAVEVNIDEGVKSCDLTPRQDTYGVNKYTEKPSKSFLKFVWEALHDLTLIILSVCAVVSIGVGIATEGFPDGIYDGLGILLSILLVVTVTAVSDYRQSLQFKDLDKEKKKISCHVTRDGYRKKVSIYDLVVGDIVHLSIGDQVPADGIFISGYSLLIDESSLTGESVPVHIDEKKPFLLGGTKVQDGSAKMLVAAVGMNTEWGKLMETLSEEGENETPLQVKLNGVATIIGKIGLVFAVLTFLVLAIRFIIEKAMRNELSSWTSSDALSMLDYFATAVTIIVVAVPEGLPLAVTLSLAFAMKKLMADKALVRHLSACETMGSSTCICTDKTGTLTTNHMVVDKAWVFGKVKDAKEPSDLPEHVSTVLLQCIFECTGSEVVKDTDGKTSILGTPTESAILEYGLLLGGDFSAIRREIKLLKMIPFNSKRKTMSVITALPSGQVRAFCKGASEIVLGMCDKIIDDSGEPVSLTEENAKSVTNVINGFAHNALRTLSLAYIDVQGDFDMQKEIPAHGYTLIAVVGIKDPLRPGVKEAVEICLAAGITVRMVTGDNINTAKAIAKECGILTENGVAIEGPDFRDKTPQQKSEQAPFIQVMARSSPTDKLELVKHLRGLSEVVAVTGDGTNDAPALHESDIGFAMGIAGTEVAKEQADVIVMDDDFATIVKVAKWGRAVYINIQKFVQFQLTVNIVALMINFVSACITGSAPLTAVQLLWVNLIMDTLGALALATEPPNDGLMKRQPVKRTESFITITMWRNIIGQSIYQMAILFVLNFAGKPILNLHGENATAILNTFIFNTFVFCQVFNEINSRDIDKINIFHGMLSSWIFLGVMVSTVVFQVIIVEFLGTFASTVPLDWDLWLLSIALGFVSMPIAVVLKCIPVEKWVVKRQHNGYDPLASGPQAV